Proteins encoded by one window of Sporichthya brevicatena:
- a CDS encoding acyl-CoA dehydrogenase family protein has translation MSGPTTDAAMGASASALLADVWTPQDPTADALAAVWKHAAKAGWFDLEGEGSAAALIAIADALGRAACPIPVADAFVATRLLPAAFADEVRRGDVRLAVVPSLDGGVRGLEAASALTHVLVIGNGSLDLHPVRVTGTEAGTARPEWGVGEIEPAMWSADVGVAVTDAARTQLRLALAARAAAGAARLHELAVAHAKTREQFGRVIGTFGAVQQRTATAAIAVAGAALLIEDAVSAAEANADDWELRAELAVRHIAESARGVLLAAHHTLGAVGYFSEHVGPWLFRRVHADLAQCAALAPNAGGVTDRLLDGAALPALGGGAETFRAEVRSVIASLRRDDGTYEPDAARAALVDRGWLGMAWPPELGGRSAPLDELAVLQHEFTYARVPVEIELASVLIVGDAIVAHGTPEQQVQFLPLVREGRMRFCLGYSEPETGSDLASLRTRARRVDGAWEISGQKIWTTRADVADYIWLAARTDPQAKPPHAGITLFVVPTSTPGVTIRPMTALSGETAATVFLDDVLVGDDAVIGEVNGGWKVITSALAGERVLMGGIAALLQRVLDDVVAAGRRDPDLLGPRGSASRAALDSVAAELQALHGLVRAALGSTAQARLAAPMAGVLGGELAERFGGVLLDVLGPDALRTDGAAGPWPEYLGRLAPMYVIGGGTNDIQRGLIARGLGLPR, from the coding sequence GTGAGCGGACCGACGACCGACGCCGCGATGGGCGCCTCGGCGTCCGCGCTGCTCGCCGACGTCTGGACGCCGCAGGACCCGACCGCCGACGCGCTCGCCGCGGTCTGGAAGCACGCCGCCAAGGCCGGCTGGTTCGACCTCGAGGGCGAGGGTTCGGCCGCGGCGCTGATCGCGATCGCCGACGCCCTCGGCCGGGCCGCCTGCCCGATCCCGGTCGCCGACGCCTTCGTCGCCACCCGCCTGTTGCCCGCCGCCTTCGCCGACGAGGTCCGCCGCGGCGACGTGCGGCTCGCGGTCGTGCCGTCCCTCGACGGCGGCGTGCGCGGCCTGGAGGCGGCGTCGGCGCTCACCCACGTCCTGGTGATCGGGAACGGCTCGCTCGACCTGCACCCGGTGCGCGTCACGGGCACCGAGGCCGGGACCGCGCGGCCCGAGTGGGGTGTCGGCGAGATCGAGCCGGCGATGTGGTCCGCCGACGTCGGGGTCGCCGTCACCGACGCGGCCCGGACGCAGCTGCGCCTCGCGCTCGCGGCCCGGGCCGCCGCCGGGGCGGCCCGACTTCACGAACTCGCCGTCGCCCATGCGAAGACCCGCGAGCAGTTCGGCCGCGTCATCGGCACGTTCGGAGCCGTGCAGCAGCGCACCGCCACGGCGGCGATCGCGGTCGCCGGGGCCGCGCTGCTGATCGAGGACGCGGTCAGCGCCGCGGAGGCGAACGCGGACGACTGGGAGCTCCGTGCAGAACTGGCGGTCCGTCATATCGCCGAGTCCGCGCGGGGCGTCCTGCTCGCCGCGCACCACACGCTGGGCGCGGTCGGGTACTTCTCCGAGCACGTGGGGCCCTGGCTGTTCCGCCGGGTGCACGCCGACCTGGCCCAGTGCGCCGCCCTGGCCCCGAACGCGGGCGGGGTGACCGACCGCCTGCTCGACGGCGCCGCGCTGCCCGCCCTCGGCGGCGGCGCGGAGACGTTCCGGGCCGAGGTCCGCTCCGTCATCGCGTCGCTGCGGCGGGACGACGGCACCTACGAACCCGACGCCGCGCGGGCCGCGCTCGTCGACCGCGGCTGGCTCGGGATGGCCTGGCCACCCGAACTCGGTGGCCGGTCCGCCCCCCTCGACGAACTCGCGGTCCTCCAGCACGAGTTCACCTACGCCCGGGTGCCGGTCGAGATCGAGCTCGCGTCGGTGCTGATCGTCGGGGACGCGATCGTCGCCCACGGCACACCGGAGCAGCAGGTGCAGTTCCTCCCCCTCGTGCGCGAGGGCCGGATGCGCTTCTGCCTCGGCTACTCCGAGCCCGAGACCGGGTCCGACCTCGCGTCGCTGCGCACCCGCGCGAGACGCGTCGACGGTGCGTGGGAGATCTCCGGGCAGAAGATCTGGACGACCCGCGCGGACGTCGCCGACTACATCTGGCTCGCGGCGCGCACCGACCCGCAGGCGAAGCCGCCCCACGCCGGCATCACGCTCTTCGTCGTCCCGACCTCGACGCCGGGAGTGACGATCCGTCCGATGACCGCGCTGTCGGGCGAGACCGCGGCGACGGTCTTCCTCGACGACGTCCTCGTCGGCGACGACGCCGTGATCGGCGAGGTGAACGGCGGCTGGAAGGTGATCACCTCCGCCCTCGCCGGGGAACGGGTGCTGATGGGCGGGATCGCCGCACTGCTCCAGCGCGTCCTCGACGACGTCGTCGCCGCCGGCCGCCGGGACCCCGACCTGCTCGGCCCCCGCGGCTCCGCGAGCCGGGCCGCCCTCGACTCGGTGGCCGCCGAACTGCAGGCCCTGCACGGCCTCGTCCGCGCCGCTCTCGGATCCACCGCCCAGGCGCGTCTCGCCGCCCCGATGGCGGGCGTCCTCGGCGGAGAACTGGCTGAGCGCTTCGGCGGCGTCCTGCTCGACGTCCTCGGCCCGGACGCTCTGCGCACCGACGGCGCCGCCGGCCCGTGGCCCGAGTACCTGGGCCGCCTCGCCCCGATGTACGTCATCGGCGGCGGCACCAACGACATCCAACGAGGCCTGATCGCCCGGGGGCTCGGCCTGCCCCGCTGA